The sequence CTCCGGCTCGGTCCTCCTCGTCGCCGGGGCGTTCCAGTTCAGCTCCCTGAAGGAACACTGCTTGCACGAGTGCCGCACCCCGTTCACGTTCCTGCGGCAGCACTACCAGCGCGGCCTCGGCCCGGCCTGGACGCTCGGCGTCCGGCACGGGCTCTCCTGCCTTGGGTGCTGCTGGGCGCTGATGCTGGTGATGTTCGCCGTCGGCGTCGGAAACATCGTGTGGATGGTCGGCCTGACCGGCATCATGGTCGCGGAGAAGACGACCCGCTGGGGCCGGCGCCTCGTACCGGTGGTCGGGATTACCCTCCTCGTCTGAGGCCTCGTGGTCGTACTGCGGCCCGCCTGGGGACTCCTCTTCCTGCCCTGACCCGAAGCCACATCCACGCGCGATCACTCGCCCCATCGCCACATGCAACAGCGAGCGATCGGCTGGCCGTCCCACCCGGCCGGACAGGGACGGGCATGACCGGTTGGACAGGGGGCAACCCGGACTCCTGGCGCCGACCACGTATTGCACATATCACCATATGGTGATAGACTAATATCAGTGGACGGCACTGAGTTCGCCGCCCCTCGTACCACGGAGGTGATCAACAATGTCTCGCTTGACCCGTCTGGTTCAGATCCTGGCCCCGCGCAGTGGGCGCGATGAGGGGTTCGAGAGCTACTACGGCTCGATCCTGCTGACCAGGCAGGACGGTACCCCGAGCGCTGAGGAGGCGCGGCGCGACTTCGAGCCGGTCCGCCGCATCATGGATCGCGCGGTGATCTTCTAGTCACCGGGCGACCTAGCTCTAGATCGCCATTTCCCCTCCGCGCTCACGCGCGGGCAACACCGGGGCCGGTCCGCCCATCGCGGCCGGCCCCGTTCTCTTGCTCGGCTCCCACACAGCCCCGATAATCGACCCAACGACCCACACCGCACACCGCCGCCGCGCGCGGCACCGCTGAAGGGAGTGCCGAGCGATGACCACCGAACACACCCGGCCGACCCTCACGACGCTGGCCGAGACGATCCGGCAGGACCTGTCCGCCGCGGATCTCGGGCTGACCGAACAAGCCTTCACCCGCTTGAGCGAGAACATCGCGCGGGCCATCCTCCTCGCCATCGAGGCCCACACGGCCGAGAGCCACCGCCCCGAGCCCGAGTACGGCGAACTCGAGCGCAACGGCTGATCCCCGGCCTCTGAGCCGAGATCGTCTTGCGCTCTCCTCCCGGTGCGCTGCCCTGCCCCCGGGGAGCGCCACCACCCTGCGGCGCCACGCCTCGAGGTCACAACCGCGACCACGATGCACCACGATGGCCAGGCACGCGCGTGCTCAGGGAATCAGGCGAGTTCGTCGAAAGCACACGGTCGACACGGGCCCGGGGGTAAACCCCAGGGCACAAGCCACGGTGTCGCGCCTCCTCACCACACCGGATGTACTCACTGCCTCGTCCCAGTCGGCTTCAGCCGGCTTCGCCTTGTCAGCCCGGGGGTTTACCCCCGGGCACTCACCGGGCGACGGCATGGTTGGGCCACGTGTGGTATCCCGGCGGCGCGCCATACCAACGCGGCGGCTCTTGCCGCCGCACTCCACATTGATTCCCAGCCCGCCCTCGCGGGCTTTCGTTGTGGGCCCGGCGGATTCGTTCCCGGGCATGTGCCACCGCCGGAAACCCGATCTCATACAGGCCGACGCGCCAGCCCCCCGCTCCCCAGCCAGCCGTCCTCAGTTCCTGGCCGGCCCGACCAGGCGCCGCAGCGGAGAAACAACGGCACGCTTCCTGCCACGCGTGCGGCGAGGAAAGGATCGTTCCGATGCGCATCCGATCGCTTCAGGTCTTCGTGATTACGCTTGCGGTCGCGGCGGCGCTGCTCTTGCCGGTGGCCGGTGGGACAGGTGACGCGCTGGCGGCTGAGTTCCGCTCCGGCTCCAGCCCCTCGATCGGCTCCGAGGAGCGGATCGATGACGACCTCTACATCAGTGGTGGCATGATCCGCATCGACGGGCAGGTCACGGGCGACCTCGTGGCGACGGGCGGGACCGTCACCGCTGCCGGGCCGGTAGACGGCAACGTCAACATCGCCTCGGGCAATGTCACGGTCAGCGGGCCCGTCGGGGGCACCGTGCGGGTCGCCGCGGGGACGATCACGATCGACGGCGAGGTCGCACGGGATGTCGTGGTCGCCGGCGGCACCGTCCGCATCACCTCGAATGCACGTGTGGGTCAGGACCTCGTCGTCGCGGGCGGCACGGTGACGGTCGACGGTCCGGTAGGCCGCGACGTGCGCGGTGGCGGCGGCGATTTTCGCCTCAACAGCACCGTGGGTGGAGATGTCCGTTTGGACCTCGACGGCCGCCTGACGCTCGCGGAGAACGCCAGCATCGAGGGCGACCTGATCTACGAAGCTCCCGGCGCGGCCAACATCGCCGAGGGTGCGACCGTGGCGGGGACCACCACCCGCGAGCAGCCGGCCGGGCAGAGCACCGGGGCGCGCGTGGCTAGCTGGATTATCTCCACGTTGCTCCGGTTGGCGTGGGCGCTGCTGGTCGGCACCGCGATCGTCCTGCTCATCCCGCGCACCACCCGGATCGTGACCGACACGCTGCGTGAGCGTCCCGTCGTCAGCCTGGGATGGGGCGTCGCCCTCCTCATCGCCGTGCCGCTCCTGGCGGTCGTGCTCGCGGTCACCATCGTGGGTGTGCCGCTCGCGCTGATCGCCCTCGGCCTGCTCCTCCTGGCGGCCTACCTGAGTCAGATCGTGGTGGGCATCACGATCGGCCGCCTGCTCCTGCGCCGGCCGACGACGCGCACGGGACTCTGGGCCGCGATGCTCGTCGGGGTCACGATTGTCGTCCTGATCCGTCTGCTCCCCATTCCCTACGGCTGGACCACCTGGGTCAGCCTGCTCATCGCCGTCCTCGCGATCGGCGCGATCTGGACCGAGCTGACGGGCTGGGGCCGCTATGCCAGGGTGCCCGAACGCGCAGCCACTGCGCCGCCGCCCCCGGCCTAGGGCACACGCCGCCACAGTCCCGGCAGCATTCGTGCGACAACCTTGGCCGCTCGCCCTGCCATACTGGTCGACGCCGCCGCGATGCATACTCGGGGCGTGCCTGGCCGTGCTGGACAGGGAGCGGACGCACGATGGACCGTCGCCGGATTGACAGCCGACTGGGGCCCCGCCGCGGGCTGCCCCCGGTCCTGCTTTCCCTGCTCGCGCTCGTCATCCTGATTGTGAGCTGCGTGCCGCACCGGTTCGGGGGGAACCAGGCCGCAGCCGAACGCTCCACCGCGACGGGTCAGCCCTCGCCACCAGGAGCAGCGACCGCCGAAACCACCCCGGACCCCGCGTCCCCTGCAGCGACACCCTCCCGCACCCGGGTCGTCTACCTGGACCCCGGGCACGGTGGGCCAGACACGGGGACCGGCGGGACGACCCTCGACGGAACCTGGGTCCAGGAGAAGGACGTGACGCTCGCCATCGCGCTGCGGACGGCCGAGCGGCTCCGCGCGGCGGGGATTGAGGTGGTCCTCTCGCGCACCAGCGACGAGTTGCCCGGTCTGGAGCCGCAGGATGTCCAGCCGGACGGCGAGGGGTTGACGGCCGAGGGTGTGCTCCGCGACCTGCAGCGGCGGATCGACCATGCCAACGCCAGCGGCGCCAACCTCCTGCTCAGCATCCACTTGAACGGCCACGTCGACCCCGCGGCCACCGGCACCGAGACCTACTACGACTCAACACGGCCGTTCAGTGACGAGAGCCGCCGCCTCGCCGAGTTGATCCAGCGCCACGTCGTGGAGGGGCTGCGCGAGGCGGGCTACGATGCGGTGGACCGCGGGGTGTTCGACCAGACCGAACTCGAGGCGCCCGGGCTGGGAGTGCTGCCCGACTACCCACATCTGGTGATGCTCGGCCCGGCCGTACCCGGCAGGTTGCGCCCCAGCGCGATGCCCGGCGTGCTGAACGAGGTCCTCTTCCTCTCGAACCCGACCGAGGCCTCGCTCGCCCAGCAGCCGGAGATCCAGGACCGCATCGCCCAGGCCTACACCGACGCCATCCTCGAGTTCCTCGCAGCCGTCAAGTCCTAACCGCACACCACATAGATCCTGATCTGGGTGCTCGGTCGCGCGCTCGACGTGTACGCGTGCTTCTGCCGGTTTACGCGCTTCACATGAAGAGCAACGTCGGATTGAGACAAGACCAGGTGCGAAAGACGACTGAGTTGTTGACCGGAACGCGTAGGTGTGGTCTAAGCGTCGGAGATTGTGGGGGAGAACGCCGGTTCCGATCAACGCGAAGCTACACTCTCATATAGCGAGCACATTGCGCACTCTTGCGGTACCCTTTCAGGCTACCCCCCGAAGGAAACACCGCGCATGCGGTGCATGAGCGACCGTTTAGCCACACCGGAATAGAGCCGAGCGACGCGATCTGTTCTGCCAGTTCGCCGCCAGGGCGTTGCCGTCGGGCGGGGAGGCAGAGCGGTCCTGAACGTTGACCGTGTGCCCAACGAAGGGCAACACACCCGCTGAGACAGCGTGTGATGGGTTTGGAGCCGCGGTGACGAGGCGCACTGTCAGATGTGCAGTCGAGGACAGGGCAGCCAGAGCCGCAGATAGAGGAGGTTTGGGGCATCAATGGAGAACGGCTACCAGGGGGACCGTCTCGACGTCCTGACGCGCCGGCTGAGTCGGCGACACTTGATCCTGACAGGAATCGGCACAGCGGGCGCGGCGCTGCTCCAGGCATGCGGTGGTCAGGAGCCGATCCCGCAGAACACCCCCACCTCCTCTGGGGACTCGGGAAGTCAAGGTGGGGCCGGGAGCACGCCGGAGGGTACCGAAGACACGGAGTCCGGATCGGGCACCACGGAGGAAGTCACCCACCAGCGCGGCGGCATCATCAAGGTTGCCATGATCGGTGAGCCGCCGTCGGTCGCCGACGCGATGTTCACGACGACCACGGTGACGTCGGACATCACGCGCCACATCTTCGAGGGGCTCTTCGCCCAGGACTCCGAGTTCAACCCACGGCCGATGCTCGTCGATCGATACGAGATCAGTGACGACGGGCTCCTCTACA is a genomic window of Sphaerobacter thermophilus DSM 20745 containing:
- a CDS encoding N-acetylmuramoyl-L-alanine amidase family protein, whose amino-acid sequence is MDRRRIDSRLGPRRGLPPVLLSLLALVILIVSCVPHRFGGNQAAAERSTATGQPSPPGAATAETTPDPASPAATPSRTRVVYLDPGHGGPDTGTGGTTLDGTWVQEKDVTLAIALRTAERLRAAGIEVVLSRTSDELPGLEPQDVQPDGEGLTAEGVLRDLQRRIDHANASGANLLLSIHLNGHVDPAATGTETYYDSTRPFSDESRRLAELIQRHVVEGLREAGYDAVDRGVFDQTELEAPGLGVLPDYPHLVMLGPAVPGRLRPSAMPGVLNEVLFLSNPTEASLAQQPEIQDRIAQAYTDAILEFLAAVKS